From the genome of Candidatus Cloacimonadota bacterium:
TTTTATCTTCCAGAAGTTGCGTGTCTTTGCCCTCTTTTTTGAGAGAAAGGATTTGGTCTACTATCTTGATGAAGGGTTGCCGGTCTTCTTTTGAGATTTTGGGAATGGGAATAAGTTCAACATATTGCTTAGTATGCCGTTTTGCATTCTCTGATAAAGAAGATGAAATTTGATAAAAATAAAAATCAATTAGTTTTGAATTTATTAATGAAATTAAATATTTGATAGCGTTCAAATAACTGTGTCTAATTTTTAAATTTTTCATGGTAATTAACAAACCAGATCTTCATAAAGGTGGCAAGATTTTTTTCTGATTTAAAACCATCAAGATTTTTTAATTTCCTGTTTAA
Proteins encoded in this window:
- a CDS encoding TaqI-like C-terminal specificity domain-containing protein, whose amino-acid sequence is MKNLKIRHSYLNAIKYLISLINSKLIDFYFYQISSSLSENAKRHTKQYVELIPIPKISKEDRQPFIKIVDQILSLKKEGKDTQLLEDKIDIMVYKLYALTEEEIKIVEEKT